The Bubalus bubalis isolate 160015118507 breed Murrah chromosome 16, NDDB_SH_1, whole genome shotgun sequence genome window below encodes:
- the LOC102412924 gene encoding LOW QUALITY PROTEIN: NXPE family member 1 (The sequence of the model RefSeq protein was modified relative to this genomic sequence to represent the inferred CDS: inserted 1 base in 1 codon; deleted 1 base in 1 codon; substituted 4 bases at 4 genomic stop codons) has product MEKINWKESSMEALTLGITTTIQAINDGKPWNSSTKSPDPKIPPSLLKSPTETELRIKRIMEKLNQLIPPRHCTNVSSTTSATHSRATLLSPRDTYCRGDQMDVLQEVRDHLGXRKEYSGDFLRARMSSPALEAGALGKVTDFTYLVSFTLFWEGQVSLSLLLIHPSERVLALWRARNQDCDRXIFKGRAVNSPTHILECGLTLSPSAELXHLREEAFYCLRPXHVPCEVLTGMTTSNXEISFLTVKEESPFFTAGSSVTKLKATAFLQLVMAMTRFLPGL; this is encoded by the exons ATGGAGAAAATTAATTGGAAAGAAAGCAGTATGGAAGCCCTGACCCTTGGGATAACTACTACAATTCAGGCAATAAATGATG ggaagccctggaacagCTCCACAAAGTCCCCAGACCCTAAAATACCACCAAGCCTGTTAAAGTCACCGACAGAGACTGAGCTGAGGATAAAGAGGATCATGGAGAAACTAAACCAGCTGATCCCACCCAGACACTGCACCAATGTGAGCTCCACCACCAGCGCCACACACAGCAGAGCCACACTCCTCAGCCCTCGAGACACATACTGCAGGGGGGACCAGATGGACGTCCTGCAAGAGGTGAGGGACCATCTGGGATGAAGGAAAGAATATAGCGGGGATTTCCTCAGGGCCAGGATGTCCTCCCCAGCCCTGGAGGCAGGTGCTTTAGGAAAGGTGACAGACTTCACCTACCTTGTGAGCTTCACTCTGTTCTGGGAGGGCCAGGTGTCCCTGTCTCTCCTGCTCATCCAC CCCAGTGAAAGGGTCTTGGCTCTCTGGAGGGCCAGGAACCAAGACTGTGACC TTATTTTCAAAGGCAGGGCTGTTAATAGCCCCACCCATATCCTTGAATGTGGCCTAACTCTAAGCCCAAGTGCTGAACTGTGACACTTGAGAGAAGAAGCCTTCTACTGTCTGAGGCCTTAACATGTACCCTGTGAGGTCCTGACTGGTATGACCACCAGTAATTGagaaatttcttttcttactGTCAAGGAAGAAAGCCCTTTTTTCACAG CTGGGTCCAGCGTCACCAAACTAAAGGCCACAGCCTTCCTGCAGCTGGTTATGGCCATGACGAGATTTCTGCCAGGACTATGA